In Erigeron canadensis isolate Cc75 chromosome 8, C_canadensis_v1, whole genome shotgun sequence, the DNA window AAGCAACACATATCTATGCAATTTACCTGAATCTCAGAGCATTGCTTCTCCATAAATGATCTAAGTCGCTTGATATAATCCCCATCTCTTTCATCCTTTCTCTGCTCCAATTCTGCTGGCACCACCGACACATTGCTCTTTTGATGGCTATATATTCTTACTATGCTATCTCTAATACCaacttccaaatttttaataaaactgaCAAACTGAGGATCGAACATTGAAGCAAGCATTGGATGGTCATCATTCTCGTTGAAAGTTGACTCTTTTTCATCAATATCTTCCATTTCTGCCATACTATTAGCATTTGATCTGGTCAATGGTTTACGTGATTGAGCTTGAGTTGCCTTTTCAGATGAAAATAGAAAGCTTTTTTGCATCTCATCAAGCTTCAAAAAGTAAGATGTAAGCCCGATTTTTTGACTTATGGCATCGACTATTGCAAATGCATCTTTACCAGACTCACTGCTTTTATTATAAATGACACATTCCCCAAGAAGAACAGCTGCTAAACCCCGTGCACAGACTGTTGACTCGCCATTTGATACCAGCTCAATTAGATATGTTAAGTGAGGATGTGAATCCAAGAAAGACTGCACTGCAGGCGGGCAATCACAAAGCCACGTGACAAGAAGTTTCAAGATTATTGGTTGGAAATAAGAATTTCTTGGAGTAGTTGATTTTCCGTCTTTCCGCTTCTTGGAAGTTGCAAGAGCCAAGTACTTTACCATACGGTGCAACAGCGGTTCCTGGGATCCTAATGAAGGCATTGACGATTCGAGTTTAATCTGTAAGACCTGCATAGAAGTGGGGAATTAATGCACTATACAAAATCTCAGGTGTTGCATATCTAAAGCATGAGATTGCATACCTTTTCCTTGCATTGAATATTATCTTTCATTACATGAGAAAGAACGCTAGCAGCTCTGCAACTAGTCTGAATAACACAAATTATATGATACTTGTGCATATGAAATAACAATGTAAGAACTATGATTCCTAATCATGTCAATGATAGGTCTTTAAAGGGGAAGCCAAACTGCCATATGAATTTgcagaggtggcaaaatgggcagtCATGGGAATAGGGAAACTGGACAAAAACACCATTTATTTTGTATGGGTAGTAACAAGTCTGGTTAACTCGAAGCAAACTTTTGGCAAAACTTTTGGAAGTTCTTACATAAGTGTGGTCATCTACAATaccaaaatttatattatttcgATAGTAATCTTGATATCTTGGGGTAAACCCCTGGTTAATTAGTCTCTCAGAATTCAGAAAAATGCCTGGAATAGTCTTCACGAAAAATTGAATGGATTTTCTCAGACTCGTCATCTGCTGAAATCATCAGCGAGAAGCAATCTTAAAATTTGATACCATGATCaggttttatgcatttataaaacattttgagcGAATCTGACATGTTTGGTGCATTTGAACAAGTATACATGCTAGATAACTTGCATCACCCCATAAAAACTGCTCTTTAGAGTTGGAAAACACTTCACactggttaaaaaaaaaactgctaGAAATTTAGAGTATACAAGCTTTAATTACCTCAAGATCACCATCAAGTTCACTCGTGACAAGCCCATGCAATAGCATGCTGCCAAATAAAGAAGTCTAATAAGATTGAATGTGTATAAgatagatatacatacatacatatataaatgagaAAAGTAGACCATTGTGTtgtaaaacacttaaataatgataattagttatacactatgttagttttatggacttttaatgcatcaaaatgtagtttttaagtgttctcaccgtgttcttattttaaggttgttcttatttgattgtcccctatatatatatatgtatatatatatatatatgtatatatatatatatagagagagagaggtatGTATTATGCCAATCTGGAAGAAGATATCTCAAAGCTTGCAAGACAGATATACCTTCCAAATGACATATTCACGTCTTCCTCAAATCGAGCATTGGTCATTGACATAGGCTGAGGGATTAGAGTTGATGCCAACATCTTCTGATTATCGCTGTTTTGCTGATGAAGCAAAATTTATTGATGTAGCATTGAATTCAAAAAGTAATGAAAAACTTCCTAAGAAAATTTATAGAAGCAAACCTCACAAAAGCTCTTGAAAACATAGTCAGCTGCAATAAATTCTTGCATGCTTGAAGTCCGTAAGATGATTCGCAGGATTGAATTCAGAGCTGGCTCAATCTCTGGTTCATCACCAAGAGATTTACTGGCAAGGGCATCAAGATTCTGACGATGTCCAGAAATGAGATCACCTATGCATTGAAACGCCTGATCATGTTATATAGGTAATACATGTTAGAACTATTATGCGTTTCTTACCCACCACCAACTTTATAGAAAAAATGTGGGAACTCTTAAGTTAATCTTTTAACTGTACATTTTGCAATCCAAATCACAGAAGTTATCTTACCGCACAACGTACAGAAACAGGGGCCCATTGACTTTCAACACCTAGCATTAGTAGATGGTCCAATATATTTCCCtataaagtaaaaaaggaagaaaagatgGTTAATCAGTGATGAGGCATAAGGTTTAATGATGCAGCTAAAAGACACAGGCAAAGTTCTGAAAAAAACCTGGACAAGAACTGTTTTGTTTGTTAATCTATTACTGTTACTTGCAGGATCAGTCTCCGAACCTCCATTCAGCAGCAAACTAATTGTTTCCAAGACACTCAGTAGATTGATCGTCTacaaaaatcaatttgataagATACTAAGAAAGCAACTAAGAAGCCTTAAAATAGTAAGCTAAATAAACTGATAAGCAGTTGAAGTGACCTTTTGCTGAGTGAAGCTGTATGTGGTTCCTCGGAGCTTCAAAATTGATATCAATGAGTCGAACCCTATAGTCTCCCTCAGCAGCACCTACACAACATCTATaaagtggtaaaaaaaaaaaaacataaagaacGCAGAGCCTTGCTGTCTCAAAAGGTGTTACCAGTAAGTATCATAGCAATAATCCAAATGAATTTCAACCTCAATAAGTGCAACCAACATGATAAAGGCCAAATGGCTAATTAAGGTCTACTTAAATTAGAACAACTATGGGTATCTAAAGCCAACACCCATAAGCTCCAATAATAGCTACCCATCTTACAAGCAAGCGACCAAGCCACTGATCAACGCCTAACCTGAGGGTACAACATCTTTCCACAAGTAAGCACCCGAAAAGGAGAAGCTCAAACCTGATTAGATGGAACGCTGCGGACGAgattatttaacaattcaaGACAGTCCTGTGAGGTAACAGATATCAAAATAGATTTAGACCTTTATAATGACACTTTTACCGAGAACAAAAAAACTAGAATATGGAAATCACCTGCACAACAACACCACCTTCTGAACCCCCTTCCTCTTTTATGATACTAAAGATCTTCTCAAAAGCACCCTCAAAGAccaatattttttgtatttccTAG includes these proteins:
- the LOC122611094 gene encoding golgin candidate 6-like isoform X1 yields the protein MKKMDLKGVVGLVFGNEDSTSNEDSYVQRLLDRIYNGKLVDDRRNAMVELQSVVAESHAAQLAFGEMGFPVLLGVLREREDVEMVRGALETLVSALTPISHAKLPANAVQPALMNADLLSSEGKSIELLLSLLGEDDFYIRYYTLQLLTALLTNSPIRLQEAILTIHQGTTRLMDMLMDREVIRNEALLLLTYLTREAEEIQKILVFEGAFEKIFSIIKEEGGSEGGVVVQDCLELLNNLVRSVPSNQVLLRETIGFDSLISILKLRGTTYSFTQQKTINLLSVLETISLLLNGGSETDPASNSNRLTNKTVLVQGNILDHLLMLGVESQWAPVSVRCAAFQCIGDLISGHRQNLDALASKSLGDEPEIEPALNSILRIILRTSSMQEFIAADYVFKSFCEQNSDNQKMLASTLIPQPMSMTNARFEEDVNMSFGSMLLHGLVTSELDGDLETSCRAASVLSHVMKDNIQCKEKVLQIKLESSMPSLGSQEPLLHRMVKYLALATSKKRKDGKSTTPRNSYFQPIILKLLVTWLCDCPPAVQSFLDSHPHLTYLIELVSNGESTVCARGLAAVLLGECVIYNKSSESGKDAFAIVDAISQKIGLTSYFLKLDEMQKSFLFSSEKATQAQSRKPLTRSNANSMAEMEDIDEKESTFNENDDHPMLASMFDPQFVSFIKNLEVGIRDSIVRIYSHQKSNVSVVPAELEQRKDERDGDYIKRLRSFMEKQCSEIQDLLNRNAILAEDLASIGGGGSTRSEPRPNSGTDRVQIQKLSRDLQEAARQLEMLKTENMNIQSEALSYKNVSEKMETDLKSLSDAYNSLEQANYHLEMEVRALKSGEAIPSLDIEKIKAAAREEAQKESEGELNDLLVCLGQEQSKVDKLTARLVELGEDVDVLLEGIGDDTGLPDDDDDDDKEE
- the LOC122611094 gene encoding golgin candidate 6-like isoform X2, translated to MLKWFVRGALETLVSALTPISHAKLPANAVQPALMNADLLSSEGKSIELLLSLLGEDDFYIRYYTLQLLTALLTNSPIRLQEAILTIHQGTTRLMDMLMDREVIRNEALLLLTYLTREAEEIQKILVFEGAFEKIFSIIKEEGGSEGGVVVQDCLELLNNLVRSVPSNQVLLRETIGFDSLISILKLRGTTYSFTQQKTINLLSVLETISLLLNGGSETDPASNSNRLTNKTVLVQGNILDHLLMLGVESQWAPVSVRCAAFQCIGDLISGHRQNLDALASKSLGDEPEIEPALNSILRIILRTSSMQEFIAADYVFKSFCEQNSDNQKMLASTLIPQPMSMTNARFEEDVNMSFGSMLLHGLVTSELDGDLETSCRAASVLSHVMKDNIQCKEKVLQIKLESSMPSLGSQEPLLHRMVKYLALATSKKRKDGKSTTPRNSYFQPIILKLLVTWLCDCPPAVQSFLDSHPHLTYLIELVSNGESTVCARGLAAVLLGECVIYNKSSESGKDAFAIVDAISQKIGLTSYFLKLDEMQKSFLFSSEKATQAQSRKPLTRSNANSMAEMEDIDEKESTFNENDDHPMLASMFDPQFVSFIKNLEVGIRDSIVRIYSHQKSNVSVVPAELEQRKDERDGDYIKRLRSFMEKQCSEIQDLLNRNAILAEDLASIGGGGSTRSEPRPNSGTDRVQIQKLSRDLQEAARQLEMLKTENMNIQSEALSYKNVSEKMETDLKSLSDAYNSLEQANYHLEMEVRALKSGEAIPSLDIEKIKAAAREEAQKESEGELNDLLVCLGQEQSKVDKLTARLVELGEDVDVLLEGIGDDTGLPDDDDDDDKEE